The window GCCACCAATTTTTATTGGCTGTGTCTCTAGTATTATTTCTTCCTCGTCAAACGCACATATCGCTCTTCCTTCGTCTTCAATAATCATGTTATGCAATATAATACACGTATACATGATTTCTTGAAGTTTTTCCTCGCCCAAATAAGCTGCTGGTTTTTTCAGTATGAACCACCGTTTCTTCAGAGCTCCAAAAGCACGCTCAACATCCTTCCTAGCTCTTTCTTGAGCTCTCTTGAATTTCTTTCGTCTAGAACCATGTGGAGCTGAAAACAACTTAACAAACACAGCATACTCAGGATAGATTCCATCGACCAGATAATAACCATACTTATATGGCGTTCCATGCACTTGAAAAGAAGAATCTGGTGCGGATACATCGTATATGTTGTTAAATATTGGTGAACGGTTAAGAACGTTGATGTCGTTAATCGAACCAGGAGAACCAAAAAAAGCATGCCAAATCCACATATCTTGTGATGCAACTGCTTCAAGTACCACCGTTGGGTGACCATGATCACCTCGTGTAAATTGCCCATGATATGCTGTAGGGCAATTTTCCCATGCCCAATGGAGACAATCTAAGCTTCCTAGCATTCCAGGAAACCCATGCACACTAGCATGATGAGCTTGCAATTGCAAGATGTCATTACGTGTAGGCTTACGTAAATATTTTGGACCATAAAACTGAATGACAGTTTTGCAGAAAAAATGGAGACTGTCTCGTGCTGTCCTAGCAGACATCCTAAAACTTTCTTCTAATGCATCAGGCGGAATGCCATATGCTAACTGACGAAGTGCGGCCGTGCATTTTTGTAACGGAGTGAAACCGGGTGTACCTCTAGCATCGTAGTGTTGTTGGAAAAAACTGCACTCCCTCGTTACATCTCCAACTATACGTTCGAATAAACCTTTGAGCATTCTGAAGCGCCTACGAAAATAATACCCTTGGTAAGTGGCATTCTCTGCAAAATAGTCTTGCACCAAACGTTGGTTGGCTTCTTCACGATTTCTGTAAATGTATCTTCGTGTTCTCTGTTGAGAACTTGCAGCTGCGTTGTTACATACAACGTTGTATGTTTGTTCCGCCATTTGAACACACGTAATAGCGGTATCAAAAATAGTCTGAAATtcttcagaagatgaagaagatgacatTTTTTGGAGAGtggtgatttaaaaaaaaaaaaaaaatttgagagAGAGAAGATTGTATTGTGAAAAAAATTGAGtttgatatgtgtatatatataggaaggaaacaaaaaaaaaaaagggaaattGCGTTCAACGGTCAAGAATATGACCAACCAATCAAATATCGCGGTCTTCAAGGGCCACACTGCGGTCTCAATGGCAGGAAACCGCACCCTGGGGGCGGTGTTCCCTGCTAATGTGGCACCAAGGTGCGGTCCCAAACCGCACCATACCCTCTAGTCTTAGGTAGCGAAACTGGCAGCAACATGAGTGGGGATGACCCCATTTTTGCCTTCCCATCATCGCATTTATTAGTCAAAAGGAGTTGGAGAGATTAGGTGGAGTCCAAGATGGTGCTTTCACGAAGATTTCCACCTCCATTGACAACGACGAGTGAGTCAAAATCGTTCCAAGATAGACCTCATCGGGATAGAGGGAGGCTGATTATCGAAGTAATGGATATTTCGTTAGGGAATCGTTGTTTTCGAGCTTAACTAAGCCATGGGCGGCTTCTATTGATGTGTTGCAAGAGTGAAGAAGACGATTATAGAAAACCACAGCCTGTCACAGTcgtgttttgtcttggatttaGGCTTGATTTcaagaatttaaaaacaaaatcaaggttttgtttTAAGTTATTGTAGTTTTTTTGACTTAGCAACTCAAATCGTTGTTGGAGAACACGATTAATAGTACTTGATTTTGAtatcttctttatttttttttaacaatacTCGATTAACAGTACTCAAATCGGAGGGGAAAATGAAGTTCATTTGATATCTTCTTTATTTTTTGTTCTCCTGTGTGTTTTTGCTGTCGATTAAACGATGACCCATTTTGACCCCCTTGTTCCATTCCGTATCTCACCCTAAATCTTGGTTTACTCTTGGCTTGCAACTTTGCTCCTGGATTGCAGGAATGTGAGGATGGAATGAATACATAGAATGGTTTATATATTCATTTATTCACAGTTCGAGTTTTCCATTCAAAATGAAGCCAGAATAATCAAATGGGTGTATGTGGTTGgggtttcttttttttctttctgcATATCATTGAGAGGGAGAAGACAATGAAAAAATAGAGGGAGAAGAcaacaaagagagagagagagagagagagagagagagagagagagagccctttaatattaaataattatatttttttatttatttatttttttaagttaaggcaaaacttcataaatggtccatgtggcaGTGAAGTGACAGAAATACCCTTCACTTAACGACCAaaaagctaacggagttagctaaaaggaccatttgttaaaagttttgaaaccataaaGACCATCTGTgaagttttttgaacttagggactaaacttgatattttcgaaaactatagggaccatttttgaagttttgtcatttatatatatatatatatatatatatatatatatatatatatatatatatatatatatatatatatatatatatatattcttgaaacccattttttttagaaaatcaaCTTTTGGTAAAAGTGTCTAAAGACCAAACCTTGGGGTCTGTATCTTCTAACTTTGGAATTTGGTCTCCATGTTCCCTTTTCAGCAACAACAGATCATGGGAGAAGGGTTTACCTCCTGTTTCTTTGCATTAGATTCCACCTATCAACGAACCCTAGCTATTTGTTTTGTGTCTATTGATTTTTAGTGCAGAGGGAGAGGGTTTATTAGCGTTATTAATGTGGTTGGTTTTTATCTCTTAGAAAATCATAAGTCTTCCAATTGGTGTTAGATTTTCACAATGCTTATATCTTTAGGATCACTTTGTTGTGTACTTACCAAATACAATAATCGTCTTCGTAAacttttttaaactttttcaacacTCATTTTGACCCTATTATTATCATTTAGTTGATTATATTTTTCTTCGATATGAAAAGTTCTATCATTATCATTAGTTGATGCTAATCTTTAGTAACAATTTCTGACAAGAAATTCCCAATTTTTACAACTACGTGTGACATTGTATATCGTTTGAATGATAATATATAGGTACTATTAGGGTACAATTATGCTAATAGACTACGATAGTCCTTGCTAAGTATGTGCTTGATTGATTGTATGGTACTATTAAGTGCCATGAATGGTTTTTTTGAAAGAGCGTGCCGTGAATGGTTTGTTAGGTGCCATGAATAGTTGGGGTATTGTTAATATTGGTGAGTCATTGAGTGAATGCCCTAGTGGTTGTACCGTAGtttaaattacatatatattGAGAACTCTTAATATGGCCTTAGTTCATGGTTCTTGTTTGATATATTTCTTTTGGTAAGATCACTTGTTCGACTGTTTATCTTATTTACTGACTACGTATGACTATACATTCATAAGGCGATCATTTAATATTAATAGTAGCTTCTATATGGTTATGGTAAAATTGAGAGGTGGTTGTAGTATGGGATCTTGGAGCTGATGGTTATATGATGGATGAGAACCGGAAGTGGTATGATGGTATGGTGCGTATGTATGGTTGATATGTATGTTGATACATTTTGATTGATAGTGATGATGGTGAATCGGCTTTAGAGCTAAGAACTTTGCttatatgtattatatgtatGGTGCAATATGTGCTATACTAGGGAAGTTACCAAGCATTATGTGTACGTTGTTAAGTTAGATGCTTTTTAGGTTATATGTAGGAAGGGCACGAGGAGACTATACATTCGCATAGGAGTTTTATGGTAATTCGACTTCCATTGGTCTTTGTAGTTTAACTCTGTTTAAACCTTATGCTTTTGAAAAAATTGGACATTATATTATGTTcttaaaaatggatttttaatgtttaacttggtttttaaatgaaaattttggtttgaaaattgggacgttacactGAATGTGACTGCATAGTATAATGTAATTTCCATACAATCATGATTTCCTAAGAACATGATAAAGAAAGACTTTATTGGGATTGTTCGTCCCTTTTTGAAGTACACGTCTAGGGACaccttaatatttttatttgttattcCTATTTTAGTAAGATTGACAACTCTCCATTTCTATAATTAACCCTAAGGTTTAAATCAGTATATAACTAAAGGACTATATGTTAACATGATGGCATGATAGGGGAAGGCCCATAAGGTTTTATTTTCATATATGATCATGCATTAAattcacataaattatatgaacgatttgaaataaaatatttttatcaaaGTTTTTGATAAAATATTGTGTCTAAAACCATGTAGGTCCAAATACAAATTATTGTCCTGATACAAATTATTGTCTTACATATTTATTTAGGCCATTTATCTCAAGTTCTAGAATTAAAGGTTAGAGAGTTCTAGCCTTAGAAGTGAATTTTTAAAGATAAAAGATATATAGTTCTTGTGTAAATTACCACTCTATGTTAATGGTTTTGTTTTAATAGTAATTTGTAACTCCATGTGTATGTTGTGTTTTGAAACAGAATAATATTTCTTTTGTGGGATCATATTTTAATAAAATGCCATAGTATTTTAAAGACAATAAAAATGAGGTGGTACAAGGTGGTATCAAAGCCGTGGTTCAAATGAATTAGGTTTTTCACTGTCTACACCTAGGCTTAAACAAGAAGAAATATACTAAGTATATTATGACCACTATTACTAACATTATTAGGAATTGCGTGAAGCTTTTAAATGTTTAAACTGCATGGTAAGCAACGGTGATGCTACCTACTTTTATTACACGCATCCGTTTGGTTGATCAAATATTAGTGTACTAaactaagaatatatatatatatatatatatatatatatatatatatatatatatatatatatatatatatatatatatatatatatatatgtaatgatgaatgtaataagtgactacttgtCACAACCTACTTTCATTCCAAATGTGTTGAAGTTTACTTGTAGCTTATTTCTAAGTTTACAACGTTTAGTGGGCCAACTTGTTTATGCTTGTATCATAGTTTTTTATGACCATTGATAATTTTGGTTAGTGATGGACCAAATCCTAGGATAATTTAGGGATGACTAGTTTACATGACCATTGTTATTATAATCCCTCTATCATTAGGATTAGTGAAAGAACTAAGGGATGTAATCAACTTAGGAATCATTGAACCATGACTAATATTCATTCTGCTTCATATTAATCAACCATAATTGTACGGGGACTCAAGTCTAAGTGAAACTAGTTCTTTATTATTCATGTTCTCAATTTTTCGTTTTCTAGTTAGTTTTGTTGCTTGTTTCTATTCTTCGTTTGCGTCTCATAATAAAATTTCCTGAATTCAATTTACTACTTAGTTCAACTAATAATTAAATCATCTATTACTGATTCAATATCGTTCCCTTTGAGTTCAATAACCCAATTTTACCTCAACTATAGTACTATACGGTTGGGTGCACTTACCTAGTAGTGTAATAGTCCTCTTGTAtttcattttataaactcaagaCTATATTTAAACACATCAATATGTTTTGCAATCTAGAATGAATTCAACAAGATTAAAGTGAAACTAGCAAGTGAGAGAATTCAAGTTCTTCACAAGTGTAATGTGCCTGGTTCTAAATAGCTTTTGTACCATCTATCTTATTTTTTCATTAAAGGAGATACATATacaatacaaaaaaataaaatacaaaatggtaatatttaaaaaaagtagGTTTATATTGTTGTAGGgcattgatttttgatttttttttccaatttcaaTGACTCCTTGCACAAGTTGTTTTATGCCAATCATGGATATTCCTTATGCTCACAAGATAAAACCTTTCTAATGGATGACACTTTCATTGGATCTTATTCGTCGATATTGGAGGATTAATACATTGTGCCTTCCAAATATGATTCACAAAATGATGGTAGAAACAAATTGGATAAGTTCTTAGTGAGTTGTCTTCAAGTAAATGTTATGAATCCAAGATCCATGAGTGTAGTTATTAACAAAATTAGTTTCATCATCCTAAAGGGTTAGTAGTGCAACTTGTTGCCTAGTTACCCGTTACGTTTATGTAAAACTTCTATTTTATTTATGGACATAGATATGTATGATTATAAAAAAAGTACACCATTAAAGACAAATGAATAAAACCCAATGTTGCTTTTATGGTTATTAAAATTTTGACCGAATTTGATATGTTCTTTGAGCCCATGATTTGTCGAGCAAAGGGTTATCTCTAAGGTGATGTCTGGTTTGCAAAATGTTTTTGAAGAAATTGGAAAATGATATAGTCAGGAATTTGAATCCAATCACATACCATGTTTACTTGATAGGaaatggaataaaaattaattccaaattctaTTTGGTTCATAGGAAATGGATTTAGAATCTATGTAAAATGACGGAATTACCTTTTTTGTCTGTTATGCTTAAGCTTACTTTATTTTCTCAGTTATATGTAAAGAAACATTATATgacttataaaaataataaaatctaaGCTATTACGGTGGTAGCAGTGGTGGTGGCGGTTGTGGTAGTAACGATGGTGGTAGTGGTGTTAGGTGATAGTAGTGATGGTAATTATGGTAGTGGTGGCGGCAGTGGCAACGATGGTGGAAATGGTGGTGGGTGATGGTAATGGTGGTGGAATtaacgatggtggtggtggtggcagttgTAGTGGTGGCGAGTGATTATGATGCCGGTGGTGGGGACATtagcgatggtggtggtggtagtggaggtggtaatggtggtgatgatggtagCGGTGGAGGGTAATAGTAGTGttgctggtggtggtggtggcggtggtgactTTTGGTTGCAGgtgatggtagtggtggtggtgatggctgGTAACGGCGGTGATGATGGTAGAAGTGGTGGAAATGATAGATAGGGGTGACAGTCAGGGTTGTTGGTCGATAAAAGTAATGTTATGTGTtggttttcttataagtaaaaGGGATATTTTTGTAATCTGCCACTTTCCTTCATGAGAATGAATGTTTTCCATCCAACTTTGGAAGGAATTAACTTTTCTCCATATGATGGAATATTTATTTCATTTAGGAATCCCTTTCCACCCTCTATGTCTAACCAAACGTATAAATTCAAGAGAATTGGAATCATTTTCCCTTGAATTCCATTTCATTCCTACCAACGAAGCACGCCTTAGAAAtcaaaaaagaaaagatgaataaATTTGACAGTACAAGACCCTTCAAGACTTGAGcttatgaaatcatcaaaaaCACACCATCCTTCAAGTTCTACCCATGTCCTCCAGATGAACAATGAATTGTTtgaaaatattagttatataatccATGAAAACAATTTACTTGATTTAAATGCATATCCAAAATTTTCAAGTGCTGGTATGCAATTAGAGTAGGGTGAATGCTTATTTATCGTCAAACATCGTTATGATTTGAATGTATTAGTTCATTTAAATGCATATCCAACTTTTTTCATATGATGATATGTATTATATAAGTACAAATGCCACATAATataaaattgataaattataTGTTTAactaaattaaaatgaaaaattatataTTAAAGCATATAAATTACCATATAATACAAAGTTGAATGGTTTAATCCAAGTTTCTTTTGTTTCCGGTTGCAAAACCGGCTGAATTAGTTTTTCTTAATAAAAGTCTATGAACATAAGTTTTAATGCACGGTTTTTTACCGAAAAGTAAGCGATCAATTTATTTTCAATAAAATGAATTACTCAAAAGGCTCCAAATTGGGATTTGGATCGAGTACATACTAAGATTGGAAATTCATTTGAAGTTAGGATTGGAAATATGGTATGGGTGGGGATTGGAATTTTGTTTGAGGTTGGAGCATTTGCATGAATTAGGATTTAGAAGGATATCGATGAGGAAGTGGATATAAATATTGAGCTATGGACGAATAATGATAACCTGCAGTGAATAGATAAGCTGGTCAAATGAAAGTTGATAACAAATCTTTGATAAATGGCTTGGTAAAGAGGTGTTGTTGGAGTATGAAGATTTTTTTCTTATTTCATTTTGAGGTTTTGGTTTGACTAGGTGAAAAcatgttatgtttgaaaaattgAGAAATGTTTTGAGAGAAATAATGATATTGTGTGTAATGAAATGTTGAGGTTTAACTCTTTAAGTGTCTATTTATTGTGGATGGAAAAAGATTGAatatttgaattttataaaaaaacaaacccacttatttttttaacaaaaaatggtagaaattct of the Lactuca sativa cultivar Salinas chromosome 6, Lsat_Salinas_v11, whole genome shotgun sequence genome contains:
- the LOC111919206 gene encoding protein ALP1-like; translation: MSSSSSSEEFQTIFDTAITCVQMAEQTYNVVCNNAAASSQQRTRRYIYRNREEANQRLVQDYFAENATYQGYYFRRRFRMLKGLFERIVGDVTRECSFFQQHYDARGTPGFTPLQKCTAALRQLAYGIPPDALEESFRMSARTARDSLHFFCKTVIQFYGPKYLRKPTRNDILQLQAHHASVHGFPGMLGSLDCLHWAWENCPTAYHGQFTRGDHGHPTVVLEAVASQDMWIWHAFFGSPGSINDINVLNRSPIFNNIYDVSAPDSSFQVHGTPYKYGYYLVDGIYPEYAVFVKLFSAPHGSRRKKFKRAQERARKDVERAFGALKKRWFILKKPAAYLGEEKLQEIMYTCIILHNMIIEDEGRAICAFDEEEIILETQPIKIGGEEYINRRAEICCNETFHNLPNDLVEHIYGVQNINLNLDPPDDPEDEFSENDFM